A section of the Bombus huntii isolate Logan2020A chromosome 5, iyBomHunt1.1, whole genome shotgun sequence genome encodes:
- the LOC126866015 gene encoding protein bicaudal D isoform X1, with translation MATTEGVTIEELRIEIERLSRELDLASTEKIQSAQYGLALLEEKSALQQRCNDLEALYENTKHELEITQEALAKFQTTTKLTTKSGIEQEETLLNESAARETSLQTQIIELENEAKQLRHELELVQAERDHALQEREEVGKDHQQAEAERKSLRTMLRECRFREARLLQDYSELEDENISLQKQVSGLRSSQVEFEGAKHEIRRLTEEVELLNSQVEELTNLKKIAEKQMEEALESLQAEREAKYALKKELDQRINSDSIYNLSNLALSIRGITEDQTICSDGEDDSPALRRIEADLKTQEPGTSATDKQVDLFSEIHLNELKKLEKQLELAESEKAHLTQNLRESQYAVEKSQNELQSFVARIVQLAAHVQSLHHLHSKLPEKQTEETTLDKLNQAIMQYHQWSTMSAREVNQLQKDLADLENGLTISDSTQQLRTELTNLRNKIPESEKSLREKVGTCGPFDLLDTEQRSVQLESDISILSKLAVEAGGFLDSAQNDLQNISDELAQLYHHVCTVNGEIPSRVVLDHEKIVPEKEEENGKIEWCRTLFKTDIQIKDLESLSKAKEVAKHIETAMDQIKHLRSAVEHTIELSKVKGMQSNVCNVCEGSVNENKAEVADLQEQVIRLKALLSAKREQIATLRTVLKSNKNTAEVALTNLKGKYENEKSIVNETMLKLRNELRMLKENAATFSSLRAMFAARCEEYVTQVDELQRQLAAAEDDRKTLNSLLRLAVQQKLVLTMKLEELEVDRELRNTRRHATSANGRGRMRMSQQTNRPHLGRDFF, from the exons ATGGCCACGACAGAAGGAGTCACGATAGAGGAACTCAGGATCGAGATCGAAAGGCTATCACGGGAACTAGATTTAGCTTCTACGGAAAAAATACAATCTGCTCAATACGGTCTCGCTTTGCTCGAGGAGAAGTCCGCCCTGCAACAAAGATGCAACGATCTCGAGGCCCTCTACGAAAACACGAAACACGAGCTAGAAATCACGCAAGAG GCTTTAGCAAAATTTCAGACAACCACAAAGTTAACTACCAAAAGTGGTATAGAACAAGAAGAGACTCTTCTTAACGAAAGTGCTGCAAGAGAAACATCTCTTCAGACACAGATCATCGAATTGGAAAATGAAGCCAAACAG TTACGTCATGAATTGGAACTTGTGCAAGCAGAACGTGATCATGCGTTGCAAGAACGTGAAGAAGTTGGAAAAGATCATCAACAAGCAGAGGCAGAAAGGAAATCCTTACGTACTATGTTACGTGAATGTAGATTTCGAGAAGCTCGACTTCTCCAAGACTATTCGGAATTGGAAGATGAGAATATTTCATTACAGAAACAAGTGTCTGGTTTAAGATCCAGTCAAGTAGAATTTGAAGGTGCCAAACATGAAATAAGGAGATTGACAGAAGAAGTGGAACTTTTAAATAGTCAAGTTGAAgaattaacaaatttaaaaaagattgCTGAGAAGCAAATGGAAGAAGCGCTTGAATCTCTACAAGCTGAGCGCGAAGCAAAATATGCTCTTAAAAAGGAGTTGGATCAAAGAATTAATAGCGACTCAATTTATAATCTTAGCAATCTTGCACTTTCTATTAGAGGAATTACAGAAGATCAAACAATATGTAGTGATGGGGAAGATGATTCTCCTGCATTACGTAGAATTGAAGCAGACTTAAAAACTCAAGAACCAGGGACTTCTGCTACTGATAAGCAAGTTGATTTATTCTCTGAGATTCATTTGAAtgaattgaaaaaattagaaaaacaatTAGAATTAGCAGAATCTGAAAAAGCTCATCTTACGCAAAATTTGCGGGAGTCGCAATATGCAGTTGAGAAAAGTCAGAATGAATTACAGTCCTTTGTTGCGCGTATAGTGCAACTAGCAGCTCATGTGCAGTCATTACATCACCTTCACTCCAAGTTACCTGAAAAACAAACTGAAGAAACAACATTAGATAAGTTAAATCAg gcGATAATGCAGTATCATCAATGGAGCACTATGTCCGCGCGTGAAGTGAATCAACTACAAAAGGATTTGGCTGACTTAGAAAATGGTTTAACTATATCTGATTCAACTCAACAACTGCGTACAGAATTAACAAATCTTAGAAACAAG ATCCCCGAGTCAGAGAAGAGCCTTCGAGAAAAGGTTGGAACGTGTGGTCCCTTTGAC CTTTTAGATACAGAACAGAGAAGCGTACAACTTGAATCCGATATTTCTATTCTCTCAAAACTTGCAGTGGAAGCTGGTGGTTTTCTTGATTCTGCTCAAAACGATTTGCAAAATATCTCTGACGAATTAGCGCAACTTTATCATCATGTTTGCACCGTTAATGGAGAAATTCCTTCACGGGTGGTCCTCGATCACGAGAAGATCGTCCcagagaaggaagaagagaatGGAAAGATAGAATGGTGTCGGACTTTGTTTAAAACCGACATTCAAATTAAGGACTTAGAAAGTCTGAGTAAAGCGAAAGAAGTCGCCAAACATATAGAAACTGCGATGGATCAAATAAAACACCTTCGAAGTGCAGTAGAGCATACGATCGAACTTTCCAAAGTTAAAGGAATGCAGTCGAATGTCTGTAACGTTTGCGAGG GTTCAGTGAATGAGAACAAGGCGGAAGTAGCAGATTTACAAGAACAAGTAATTAGATTGAAGGCCTTGTTATCGGCTAAACGCGAGCAAATCGCGACTTTGAGAACGGTGCTTAAATCGAACAAGAATACCGCAGAAGTTGCACTTACGAATTTGAAGGGCAAATATGAAAATGAGAAGAGTATCGTTAATGAGACTATGTTGAAACTGAGAAATGAGCTTAGAATGTTAAAAGAAAATGCTGCAACATTCTCAA GTTTGCGTGCGATGTTTGCCGCACGTTGCGAAGAATATGTGACACAAGTTGACGAGCTCCAACGTCAATTAGCCGCTGCAGAAGACGATAGGAAAACATTGAATTCCCTGTTACGTCTGGCCGTGCAGCAAAAACTCGTTTTGACTATGAAATTGGAGGAACTGGAGGTCGATCGAGAATTACGGAATACTCGAAGACACGCCACTAGTGCAAATGGACGAGGTAGAATGCGAATGTCGCAACAGACGAACCGTCCTCATTTAGGCAGAGATTTCTTCTAG
- the LOC126866015 gene encoding protein bicaudal D isoform X3, producing the protein MATTEGVTIEELRIEIERLSRELDLASTEKIQSAQYGLALLEEKSALQQRCNDLEALYENTKHELEITQEALAKFQTTTKLTTKSGIEQEETLLNESAARETSLQTQIIELENEAKQLRHELELVQAERDHALQEREEVGKDHQQAEAERKSLRTMLRECRFREARLLQDYSELEDENISLQKQVSGLRSSQVEFEGAKHEIRRLTEEVELLNSQVEELTNLKKIAEKQMEEALESLQAEREAKYALKKELDQRINSDSIYNLSNLALSIRGITEDQTICSDGEDDSPALRRIEADLKTQEPGTSATDKQVDLFSEIHLNELKKLEKQLELAESEKAHLTQNLRESQYAVEKSQNELQSFVARIVQLAAHVQSLHHLHSKLPEKQTEETTLDKLNQAIMQYHQWSTMSAREVNQLQKDLADLENGLTISDSTQQLRTELTNLRNKLLDTEQRSVQLESDISILSKLAVEAGGFLDSAQNDLQNISDELAQLYHHVCTVNGEIPSRVVLDHEKIVPEKEEENGKIEWCRTLFKTDIQIKDLESLSKAKEVAKHIETAMDQIKHLRSAVEHTIELSKVKGMQSNVCNVCEGSVNENKAEVADLQEQVIRLKALLSAKREQIATLRTVLKSNKNTAEVALTNLKGKYENEKSIVNETMLKLRNELRMLKENAATFSSLRAMFAARCEEYVTQVDELQRQLAAAEDDRKTLNSLLRLAVQQKLVLTMKLEELEVDRELRNTRRHATSANGRGRMRMSQQTNRPHLGRDFF; encoded by the exons ATGGCCACGACAGAAGGAGTCACGATAGAGGAACTCAGGATCGAGATCGAAAGGCTATCACGGGAACTAGATTTAGCTTCTACGGAAAAAATACAATCTGCTCAATACGGTCTCGCTTTGCTCGAGGAGAAGTCCGCCCTGCAACAAAGATGCAACGATCTCGAGGCCCTCTACGAAAACACGAAACACGAGCTAGAAATCACGCAAGAG GCTTTAGCAAAATTTCAGACAACCACAAAGTTAACTACCAAAAGTGGTATAGAACAAGAAGAGACTCTTCTTAACGAAAGTGCTGCAAGAGAAACATCTCTTCAGACACAGATCATCGAATTGGAAAATGAAGCCAAACAG TTACGTCATGAATTGGAACTTGTGCAAGCAGAACGTGATCATGCGTTGCAAGAACGTGAAGAAGTTGGAAAAGATCATCAACAAGCAGAGGCAGAAAGGAAATCCTTACGTACTATGTTACGTGAATGTAGATTTCGAGAAGCTCGACTTCTCCAAGACTATTCGGAATTGGAAGATGAGAATATTTCATTACAGAAACAAGTGTCTGGTTTAAGATCCAGTCAAGTAGAATTTGAAGGTGCCAAACATGAAATAAGGAGATTGACAGAAGAAGTGGAACTTTTAAATAGTCAAGTTGAAgaattaacaaatttaaaaaagattgCTGAGAAGCAAATGGAAGAAGCGCTTGAATCTCTACAAGCTGAGCGCGAAGCAAAATATGCTCTTAAAAAGGAGTTGGATCAAAGAATTAATAGCGACTCAATTTATAATCTTAGCAATCTTGCACTTTCTATTAGAGGAATTACAGAAGATCAAACAATATGTAGTGATGGGGAAGATGATTCTCCTGCATTACGTAGAATTGAAGCAGACTTAAAAACTCAAGAACCAGGGACTTCTGCTACTGATAAGCAAGTTGATTTATTCTCTGAGATTCATTTGAAtgaattgaaaaaattagaaaaacaatTAGAATTAGCAGAATCTGAAAAAGCTCATCTTACGCAAAATTTGCGGGAGTCGCAATATGCAGTTGAGAAAAGTCAGAATGAATTACAGTCCTTTGTTGCGCGTATAGTGCAACTAGCAGCTCATGTGCAGTCATTACATCACCTTCACTCCAAGTTACCTGAAAAACAAACTGAAGAAACAACATTAGATAAGTTAAATCAg gcGATAATGCAGTATCATCAATGGAGCACTATGTCCGCGCGTGAAGTGAATCAACTACAAAAGGATTTGGCTGACTTAGAAAATGGTTTAACTATATCTGATTCAACTCAACAACTGCGTACAGAATTAACAAATCTTAGAAACAAG CTTTTAGATACAGAACAGAGAAGCGTACAACTTGAATCCGATATTTCTATTCTCTCAAAACTTGCAGTGGAAGCTGGTGGTTTTCTTGATTCTGCTCAAAACGATTTGCAAAATATCTCTGACGAATTAGCGCAACTTTATCATCATGTTTGCACCGTTAATGGAGAAATTCCTTCACGGGTGGTCCTCGATCACGAGAAGATCGTCCcagagaaggaagaagagaatGGAAAGATAGAATGGTGTCGGACTTTGTTTAAAACCGACATTCAAATTAAGGACTTAGAAAGTCTGAGTAAAGCGAAAGAAGTCGCCAAACATATAGAAACTGCGATGGATCAAATAAAACACCTTCGAAGTGCAGTAGAGCATACGATCGAACTTTCCAAAGTTAAAGGAATGCAGTCGAATGTCTGTAACGTTTGCGAGG GTTCAGTGAATGAGAACAAGGCGGAAGTAGCAGATTTACAAGAACAAGTAATTAGATTGAAGGCCTTGTTATCGGCTAAACGCGAGCAAATCGCGACTTTGAGAACGGTGCTTAAATCGAACAAGAATACCGCAGAAGTTGCACTTACGAATTTGAAGGGCAAATATGAAAATGAGAAGAGTATCGTTAATGAGACTATGTTGAAACTGAGAAATGAGCTTAGAATGTTAAAAGAAAATGCTGCAACATTCTCAA GTTTGCGTGCGATGTTTGCCGCACGTTGCGAAGAATATGTGACACAAGTTGACGAGCTCCAACGTCAATTAGCCGCTGCAGAAGACGATAGGAAAACATTGAATTCCCTGTTACGTCTGGCCGTGCAGCAAAAACTCGTTTTGACTATGAAATTGGAGGAACTGGAGGTCGATCGAGAATTACGGAATACTCGAAGACACGCCACTAGTGCAAATGGACGAGGTAGAATGCGAATGTCGCAACAGACGAACCGTCCTCATTTAGGCAGAGATTTCTTCTAG
- the LOC126866015 gene encoding protein bicaudal D isoform X2 — MATTEGVTIEELRIEIERLSRELDLASTEKIQSAQYGLALLEEKSALQQRCNDLEALYENTKHELEITQEALAKFQTTTKLTTKSGIEQEETLLNESAARETSLQTQIIELENEAKQLRHELELVQAERDHALQEREEVGKDHQQAEAERKSLRTMLRECRFREARLLQDYSELEDENISLQKQVSGLRSSQVEFEGAKHEIRRLTEEVELLNSQVEELTNLKKIAEKQMEEALESLQAEREAKYALKKELDQRINSDSIYNLSNLALSIRGITEDQTICSDGEDDSPALRRIEADLKTQEPGTSATDKQVDLFSEIHLNELKKLEKQLELAESEKAHLTQNLRESQYAVEKSQNELQSFVARIVQLAAHVQSLHHLHSKLPEKQTEETTLDKLNQAIMQYHQWSTMSAREVNQLQKDLADLENGLTISDSTQQLRTELTNLRNKIPESEKSLREKLLDTEQRSVQLESDISILSKLAVEAGGFLDSAQNDLQNISDELAQLYHHVCTVNGEIPSRVVLDHEKIVPEKEEENGKIEWCRTLFKTDIQIKDLESLSKAKEVAKHIETAMDQIKHLRSAVEHTIELSKVKGMQSNVCNVCEGSVNENKAEVADLQEQVIRLKALLSAKREQIATLRTVLKSNKNTAEVALTNLKGKYENEKSIVNETMLKLRNELRMLKENAATFSSLRAMFAARCEEYVTQVDELQRQLAAAEDDRKTLNSLLRLAVQQKLVLTMKLEELEVDRELRNTRRHATSANGRGRMRMSQQTNRPHLGRDFF; from the exons ATGGCCACGACAGAAGGAGTCACGATAGAGGAACTCAGGATCGAGATCGAAAGGCTATCACGGGAACTAGATTTAGCTTCTACGGAAAAAATACAATCTGCTCAATACGGTCTCGCTTTGCTCGAGGAGAAGTCCGCCCTGCAACAAAGATGCAACGATCTCGAGGCCCTCTACGAAAACACGAAACACGAGCTAGAAATCACGCAAGAG GCTTTAGCAAAATTTCAGACAACCACAAAGTTAACTACCAAAAGTGGTATAGAACAAGAAGAGACTCTTCTTAACGAAAGTGCTGCAAGAGAAACATCTCTTCAGACACAGATCATCGAATTGGAAAATGAAGCCAAACAG TTACGTCATGAATTGGAACTTGTGCAAGCAGAACGTGATCATGCGTTGCAAGAACGTGAAGAAGTTGGAAAAGATCATCAACAAGCAGAGGCAGAAAGGAAATCCTTACGTACTATGTTACGTGAATGTAGATTTCGAGAAGCTCGACTTCTCCAAGACTATTCGGAATTGGAAGATGAGAATATTTCATTACAGAAACAAGTGTCTGGTTTAAGATCCAGTCAAGTAGAATTTGAAGGTGCCAAACATGAAATAAGGAGATTGACAGAAGAAGTGGAACTTTTAAATAGTCAAGTTGAAgaattaacaaatttaaaaaagattgCTGAGAAGCAAATGGAAGAAGCGCTTGAATCTCTACAAGCTGAGCGCGAAGCAAAATATGCTCTTAAAAAGGAGTTGGATCAAAGAATTAATAGCGACTCAATTTATAATCTTAGCAATCTTGCACTTTCTATTAGAGGAATTACAGAAGATCAAACAATATGTAGTGATGGGGAAGATGATTCTCCTGCATTACGTAGAATTGAAGCAGACTTAAAAACTCAAGAACCAGGGACTTCTGCTACTGATAAGCAAGTTGATTTATTCTCTGAGATTCATTTGAAtgaattgaaaaaattagaaaaacaatTAGAATTAGCAGAATCTGAAAAAGCTCATCTTACGCAAAATTTGCGGGAGTCGCAATATGCAGTTGAGAAAAGTCAGAATGAATTACAGTCCTTTGTTGCGCGTATAGTGCAACTAGCAGCTCATGTGCAGTCATTACATCACCTTCACTCCAAGTTACCTGAAAAACAAACTGAAGAAACAACATTAGATAAGTTAAATCAg gcGATAATGCAGTATCATCAATGGAGCACTATGTCCGCGCGTGAAGTGAATCAACTACAAAAGGATTTGGCTGACTTAGAAAATGGTTTAACTATATCTGATTCAACTCAACAACTGCGTACAGAATTAACAAATCTTAGAAACAAG ATCCCCGAGTCAGAGAAGAGCCTTCGAGAAAAG CTTTTAGATACAGAACAGAGAAGCGTACAACTTGAATCCGATATTTCTATTCTCTCAAAACTTGCAGTGGAAGCTGGTGGTTTTCTTGATTCTGCTCAAAACGATTTGCAAAATATCTCTGACGAATTAGCGCAACTTTATCATCATGTTTGCACCGTTAATGGAGAAATTCCTTCACGGGTGGTCCTCGATCACGAGAAGATCGTCCcagagaaggaagaagagaatGGAAAGATAGAATGGTGTCGGACTTTGTTTAAAACCGACATTCAAATTAAGGACTTAGAAAGTCTGAGTAAAGCGAAAGAAGTCGCCAAACATATAGAAACTGCGATGGATCAAATAAAACACCTTCGAAGTGCAGTAGAGCATACGATCGAACTTTCCAAAGTTAAAGGAATGCAGTCGAATGTCTGTAACGTTTGCGAGG GTTCAGTGAATGAGAACAAGGCGGAAGTAGCAGATTTACAAGAACAAGTAATTAGATTGAAGGCCTTGTTATCGGCTAAACGCGAGCAAATCGCGACTTTGAGAACGGTGCTTAAATCGAACAAGAATACCGCAGAAGTTGCACTTACGAATTTGAAGGGCAAATATGAAAATGAGAAGAGTATCGTTAATGAGACTATGTTGAAACTGAGAAATGAGCTTAGAATGTTAAAAGAAAATGCTGCAACATTCTCAA GTTTGCGTGCGATGTTTGCCGCACGTTGCGAAGAATATGTGACACAAGTTGACGAGCTCCAACGTCAATTAGCCGCTGCAGAAGACGATAGGAAAACATTGAATTCCCTGTTACGTCTGGCCGTGCAGCAAAAACTCGTTTTGACTATGAAATTGGAGGAACTGGAGGTCGATCGAGAATTACGGAATACTCGAAGACACGCCACTAGTGCAAATGGACGAGGTAGAATGCGAATGTCGCAACAGACGAACCGTCCTCATTTAGGCAGAGATTTCTTCTAG